A stretch of Aphelocoma coerulescens isolate FSJ_1873_10779 chromosome 1A, UR_Acoe_1.0, whole genome shotgun sequence DNA encodes these proteins:
- the TTLL1 gene encoding polyglutamylase complex subunit TTLL1, with protein sequence MAGKVKWVTDIEKSVLINNFEKRGWIQVAENEDWNFYWMSVQTIRNVFSVEAGYRLSDDQIVNHFPNHYELTRKDLMVKNIKRYRKELEKEGSPLAEKDENGKYIYLDFVPVTFMLPADYNLFVEEFRKNPSSTWIMKPCGKAQGKGIFLINKLSQIKKWSRDSKTSSFVSQSSKEAYVISLYINNPLLIGGKKFDLRLYVLVSTYRPLRCYMYKLGFCRFCTVKYTPSTSELDNMFVHLTNVAIQKHGDDYNHIHGGKWTVSNLRLYLESTRGKEVTNKLFDEIHWIIVQSLKAVAPVMNNDKHCFECYGYDIIIDDKLKPWLIEVNASPSLTSSTANDRILKYNLINDTLNIAVPNGEIPDCKWNKSPPKEVLGNYEVLYDEEMAQSDGTDRDLRSRPGQSTGVKGSRARDSGKPVLTTWK encoded by the exons ATGGCAGGAAAAGTAAAATGGGTAACTGACATAGAAAAATCTGTTCTAATAAACAACTTTGAAAAAAGAGGATGGATTCAGGTGGCAGAAAATGAAGACTGGAATTTTTATTG GATGAGCGTCCAAACAATCAGAAATGTGTTCAGTGTGGAAGCCGGTTACCGCCTCTCTGATGACCAAATTGTCAATCATTTCCCAAACCACTACGAGCTGACCAGAAAAGATCTGATGGTAAAGAATATCAAGAGATACAGAAAAGAACTTGAGAAAGAAGGAAGTCCTCTTgcagaaaaagatgaaaatgggaaatatatttatttgg ATTTTGTTCCTGTGACTTTTATGCTTCCTGCCGATTATAATCTCTTTGTTGAAGAATTCAGAAAGAATCCCTCCAGCACGTGGATTATGAAACCTTGTGGCAAAGCTCAAGGAAAAGGAATATTTCTAATCAATAAACTCTCCCAAATTAAAAAATGGTCTCGAGACAGCAAAACATCTTC GTTTGTGTCTCAGTCTTCCAAGGAAGCCTATGTGATTTCACTCTACATCAACAATCCCTTGCTAATTGGTGGAAAGAAATTTGATCTTCGTCTCTATGTTTTGGTGTCTACCTATCGGCCACTGAGGTGTTACAT GTATAAACTTGGATTTTGCCGCTTTTGCACAGTGAAATACACACCAAGTACAAGTGAACTGGATAACATGTTTGTACATCTTACAAACGTTGCCATTCAGAAACATGGG GATGATTACAACCATATCCATGGAGGCAAATGGACAGTGAGTAACTTACGCCTGTATCTGGAGAGCACCCGTGGAAAGGAAGTCACCAACAAATTATTTGATGAAATCCACTGGATAATTGTGCAGTCCCTGAAGGCTGTTGCG cctGTAATGAATAATGATAAGCACTGCTTTGAGTGTTATGGATATGACATTATCATTGATGACAAGCTTAAACCCTGGCTAATTGAG gtTAATGCTTCCCCTTCTCTTACTTCCAGCACCGCTAATGATCGCATCTTGAAGTATAATCTTATTAATGACACGCTTAACATTGCTGTGCCTAATGGGGAAATCCCCGACTGCAAATGGAATAAATCTCCACCAAAAGAGGTTCTGGGCAATTATGAAGTCTT ATACGATGAAGAGATGGCACAGAGTGATGGGACTGATCGTGACCTGCGGAGTCGTCCTGGGCAGTCCACGGGGGTCAAAGGAAGCCGTGCAAGAGATTCAGGAAAGCCTGTATTGACCACCTGGAAGTGA